The DNA sequence CACAGTATAATTATAAAAAATCACTGTAACTAACGCATGTCGAAACACATACAGAAGTTGACTAGGACAGCTTATTTTTTAGGGGTAAAATGTAAGCGTTTTCTTTTGTTCGCTTCATAAGGGGGAAATCATTATGCTTGAAAGTTTTGTAGCTTGGTTTAATGAGGTTGTGTGGAGTAAACCGCTCGTTTATGGTTTATTGATTACTGGAATTTTATTTTCATTGATGATGAAATTCTTCCAAGTCAGGCATTTTAAAGAAATGATCCGACTGATGTTTCATGGGGAAAAATCACCTACTGGTATCTCAAGTTTCCAAGCCATTGCGCTCTCGTTAGCCGGGCGTGTCGGGACTGGTAACATTGTGGGTGTATCAACAGCTATCTTTATCGGGGGTCCCGGTGCAGTATTTTGGATGTGGATCACTGCATTCTTAGGGGCAAGCAGTGCATTTATCGAATCCACTTTAGGTCAAATCTTCAAACGTGAAGAAAAAGGCGAATACCGCGGCGGGCCTGCTTACTATATCGAATATGGTATTAAAGGCAAACTGGGTAAAATCTACGGCTTGGTCTTTGCGGTTGTAACAGTTATTTCCGTTGGTTTATTGTTACCGGGTGTACAGTCTAATGCGATTGCAAGCTCAATGAATAACGCTTTCCAAATTCCGAATTGGGTTATTGCGATTACCATCGCAGTTATCTTAGGTTTGATTATCTTCGGCGGTGTTAAATGGATCGCAAATGTAGCGACAGCTGTCGTACCATTTATGGCTATTCTTTATATCTTGATGGCAGTCTTTATTATTGTGATTAATATTCAAGCTGTCCCTGCCCTATTCGTTTTAATCTTCAAATCGGCTTTTGGGATGCAAGCCGCATTCGGCGGTATCTTCGGTGCGATGATTGAAATCGGTGTAAAACGTGGTTTATATTCTAACGAAGCTGGTCAAGGGACTGGACCGCACGCAGCTGCCGCTGCAGAAGTATCGCATCCGGCAAAACAAGGTTTGGTTCAAGCATTCTCAGTATATGTCGATACATTATTCGTATGTACTGCGACAGCTTTAATCATTTTAATCTCGGGTACTTACAACACAACTAATGGTGAAGTAGGACCTGGCGGTATTCCGAAATTAATTAAAGATAATGGTATTTTTGTGCAAAGCGCGGACGGTACAAAAGATTATTCAGGTACTGCCATGTATGCACAAGCAGGTATCGATAAAGCCCTTCAAGGCGGAAGCTATCATTTTGATCCTGCATTCTCAGGCTTTGGTTCTTACTTCATTGCGATTGCGTTATTCTTCTTTGCCTTTACAACAATACTTGCCTATTACTACATCGCAGAAACAAACATTGCCTATATGACACGAAACAGTTCTGTCTTCACTTCAAAAATCTGGATTAATGTTGCGCGAATTGCATTAATCTTTGCGGCATTCTATGGTTCGATTAAAACTGCAGATGTAGCTTGGAGTATGGGCGACTTAGGTGTAGGTATGATGGCATGGCTCAATATTATCGCAATCTGGATTCTGCATCGACCAGCAGTAGATGCCTTAAAAGACTATGAATTCCAAATGAAGAAAAAAGGTTCTGGGAACTTTGCGATTTATCATCCAGACCCTAAAAAATTACCAAACGCAACTTTCTGGCTCGAAGACTATCCGAAACGTTTGAAAGAAGCACATATCAGCGAAGATGATGAAGATACGTCTGATGATCCGTCTATTCCTGTAAAAGGAAAACTAGAAGAGGTTTAAAAAATGATCAGAGAAGGTACTAAATAAGGTACTTTCTCTTTTCTTTTATTTTCACAAATATAATACATAATCGACATTTCGTTAAAATTATTCCTTTTTCATCATTATGAAGTAAGCTATAATGATGTATAAGTCTATTTCTTTAGGAGGACGCTAACAATGCTGAATAAAGTATGGTTCCGAACGGGAATCATGTTAATTATATTATTTCTATTAATCAAATTGATAATGGAAGTACATGTAATATTTGAACCGTTCATTATTATTATTCAATCTGTGTTATTGCCATTTATCCTGAGCGGCTTCTTATTTTATGTCTTCTTACCGCTTCAAAAATTCTTAGAAAAACATAAAATACCGCGTTGGGGCAGTATTTCGATTATCTTCGTTATTTTAATCGGTTTGACTGCGACCGCAGTTACAGTGGTTGTGCCTTTAATCGCCAACCAAATCAATGGTTTAATCCAACAAGCACCGCAGCTTCAAAAAGAAGCACAAGGGATTGTAACCTATGCGCTTGATCAAATGGACAAATTGCCGAATGATGTTTCAGACCGTATCAATAAAGTCGTGAAATCATTTGGGGATAATGTGACAAATATCTTGTCTAACTCTATTTCGATCGTATCGCAAATTATCTCAACATTATTCTTATTAATCATGGTGCCGTTCTTCTTAATTTATATGTTGAAGGATCATGAAAAATTCATCCCTTCTATCGCAAAATTATTCAACGGCGACCGTAAAGTCTTTGTGACTAACCTTTTAAAAGATGTTAACAATACGCTGCAATCTTACATTCAAGGTCAAGTAACAGTCAGTATTATTTTAGGTATCATTCTTTATATCGGTTATACAATTATCGGTTTAGAATATACATTATTACTCGTCCTCTTTGCGGGTGTCGCAAACATGATTCCATTCTTAGGACCATGGATGGCCTTCTTACCGGCTGCAATTATCGGTATCATTCAAAGTCCCACAGCATTCATTTGGGTCTGTGTGGTCACTTTGATTGCACAACAATTAGAAGGTAATGTCATTACACCTAATGTCATGGGTAAATCATTAAGCATTCACCCATTAACTATCATCATTGTCATTTTAGCTGCAGGCAACTTAGGCGGTTTCGTCTTAATCTTAGTTGCAGTGCCATTGTACGCAGTGATTAAAACAGTAGTTCGCAATGTCTTTAAATATCGACAAGAGATTATGTTAAAAGCGAAAAGCGAAGTAAAAGATTAGTATGATAAATTATAAAAACGTTCTGTCCGCAAACTTTCATTTGCAGGCAGAACGTTTTTTGTGTTTTATATTCTTTTATGTCCTAAATAGATTTTCAAACTTATTGATGTGTCGCATGTCTGCCTCTCAGCGGCATATTTCTAAGCGATAACATCATCACAAGTGAAATCATGTATAAGCATGCCAAGAAGACCATGGTTGCTGTCATGCCGTATATGTCCATTAAGAAACCGATCGCAATCGGAGATAAGCCCCCTAATGCACGTCCAATATTAAAGATAACATTATTTGCGGTACTTCTGATATGTGTCGGATAATAACTGCTGATGACAGCGCCATAACCTGCAAACATACCGTTGACGAAGAAGCCGACAAGTGCACCGCCGATTAATAAAGCAATAGCACTTTGTGCAAATACATAGATAAAGACAGATGCTGCTGAAGCGATTAAGAAAATAGTATAAGAAAGTTTGGCACCGAAGCGGTCTAATATTTGTCCGAACGCAAACATGCCGATACTCATACCGATAATGGTACTGATAGTCCATAACGATGAGTTAGAGACACTTAAATTGTGCTGTTTCTGCAAAATCGAAGGCAGCCAGTTCATTAAGCCGAAGTAACCGGCTACTTGCACACTCGACATGATTGTAAGTGCAATGGTTGTATGTGCAATATGTTTTGTATTAAATAACAGCCCAATCGGCGAATGGTCTTTCTTTTCTAATGTATGGTTTGCTTTAGATTGTTTCCATGATTCTGTTTCGTCTAAATTACGACGGATATAAAATGCAAGTATCACAGGAATGACACCGATTAAGAATAAAACTCTCCAGCCTAAATGCGGTAAAATAGCGGCCGCTAAGAGTGCCGCAATCAAAGCCCCGATTTGTCCTCCGATCGCAACTACAGATGACACACGACCAAGTTTTTGTTTCTTAAATACTTCCGCTACCAAAGCCATTCCGATACCGAATTCACCGCCGCCGCCCATACCGGCGATAAAGCGTAAAATATATACCATGTATATATTATGTGCGACAGATAGCAGCGCTGTAGCTACCGCAAAGATAAAGATGGTGTACGTAAAGATGCGGATTCTGCCGTATTTATCCGCCAGTACGCCGAAAATAATGCCCCCGAATAACATTCCGAAGTTAGTAATTGATGCGATTAATCCCGCTTCAGCCGAAGAAATATGGAATTCATTAATAATACTAGACAATGCAAAGGCTAAAAACATAATATCCATATTTTCCAGACCAAAACCCAGCATAGAAGATGCTAAAATCTTATTTGAATAGGATTGATCTTTTTGATGAATTTTCTCTGACACAATGTCCACCCACTTTGTGTATTTTCATTTTTTCAAATTTCCTGTCCTCTATCATACACTTGATTGAGACAAATGAATAGATGCACTGTTCATTTATTTTTGACTTTGCTTCAA is a window from the Staphylococcus sp. IVB6181 genome containing:
- the cozEa gene encoding lipoteichoic acid biosynthesis protein CozEa, with the protein product MLNKVWFRTGIMLIILFLLIKLIMEVHVIFEPFIIIIQSVLLPFILSGFLFYVFLPLQKFLEKHKIPRWGSISIIFVILIGLTATAVTVVVPLIANQINGLIQQAPQLQKEAQGIVTYALDQMDKLPNDVSDRINKVVKSFGDNVTNILSNSISIVSQIISTLFLLIMVPFFLIYMLKDHEKFIPSIAKLFNGDRKVFVTNLLKDVNNTLQSYIQGQVTVSIILGIILYIGYTIIGLEYTLLLVLFAGVANMIPFLGPWMAFLPAAIIGIIQSPTAFIWVCVVTLIAQQLEGNVITPNVMGKSLSIHPLTIIIVILAAGNLGGFVLILVAVPLYAVIKTVVRNVFKYRQEIMLKAKSEVKD
- a CDS encoding sodium:alanine symporter family protein produces the protein MLESFVAWFNEVVWSKPLVYGLLITGILFSLMMKFFQVRHFKEMIRLMFHGEKSPTGISSFQAIALSLAGRVGTGNIVGVSTAIFIGGPGAVFWMWITAFLGASSAFIESTLGQIFKREEKGEYRGGPAYYIEYGIKGKLGKIYGLVFAVVTVISVGLLLPGVQSNAIASSMNNAFQIPNWVIAITIAVILGLIIFGGVKWIANVATAVVPFMAILYILMAVFIIVINIQAVPALFVLIFKSAFGMQAAFGGIFGAMIEIGVKRGLYSNEAGQGTGPHAAAAAEVSHPAKQGLVQAFSVYVDTLFVCTATALIILISGTYNTTNGEVGPGGIPKLIKDNGIFVQSADGTKDYSGTAMYAQAGIDKALQGGSYHFDPAFSGFGSYFIAIALFFFAFTTILAYYYIAETNIAYMTRNSSVFTSKIWINVARIALIFAAFYGSIKTADVAWSMGDLGVGMMAWLNIIAIWILHRPAVDALKDYEFQMKKKGSGNFAIYHPDPKKLPNATFWLEDYPKRLKEAHISEDDEDTSDDPSIPVKGKLEEV
- a CDS encoding MFS transporter; this encodes MSEKIHQKDQSYSNKILASSMLGFGLENMDIMFLAFALSSIINEFHISSAEAGLIASITNFGMLFGGIIFGVLADKYGRIRIFTYTIFIFAVATALLSVAHNIYMVYILRFIAGMGGGGEFGIGMALVAEVFKKQKLGRVSSVVAIGGQIGALIAALLAAAILPHLGWRVLFLIGVIPVILAFYIRRNLDETESWKQSKANHTLEKKDHSPIGLLFNTKHIAHTTIALTIMSSVQVAGYFGLMNWLPSILQKQHNLSVSNSSLWTISTIIGMSIGMFAFGQILDRFGAKLSYTIFLIASAASVFIYVFAQSAIALLIGGALVGFFVNGMFAGYGAVISSYYPTHIRSTANNVIFNIGRALGGLSPIAIGFLMDIYGMTATMVFLACLYMISLVMMLSLRNMPLRGRHATHQ